In a genomic window of Jeotgalibacillus aurantiacus:
- the rpsT gene encoding 30S ribosomal protein S20, with protein MPNIKSAIKRTKTNAVRNEANVQQKSAMRTAVKRFETAVQNNAENKNELLSTAVKQLDKAAQKGLIHKNNAARQKSRLMRKLNA; from the coding sequence ATGCCAAATATCAAATCTGCTATTAAACGTACTAAAACAAACGCAGTTCGCAACGAAGCAAACGTTCAACAGAAATCTGCTATGCGTACTGCAGTGAAGCGTTTTGAAACAGCTGTTCAAAACAACGCTGAAAACAAAAACGAACTTCTATCTACTGCTGTTAAGCAACTTGATAAAGCTGCTCAAAAGGGTCTTATCCACAAGAACAACGCAGCCCGTCAAAAGTCTCGTCTAATGAGAAAGCTTAACGCATAA
- the spoIIP gene encoding stage II sporulation protein P yields MRKALSHESVYLFLKTFLLLLSVMLTAVYLPVIKSGVPDIKWSVPDQLPDRWMTFLLQMEFFHFSNEDIAEQFGSYLRGTVSDPIHWLTMEGLSFTTASALSSEDSFPEPSESIPPEEWFLTGIEDDAVEPEEIAETSVAETAGLPERVLIYFTHSRESFLPYLPETKDPNKAHHSKVNIMQTGPVIEQALEKRGVGAVVNKTDIVQSLRDKGLDYWNSYDESRHVVEAAMGDNGQLTYLVDVHRDALRREATVLEHEGTIYAKTAFVVGGEHAGSKENQAFSEEIHRRMNERVPGISRGVYVKKGEGTNGKFNQDLSSRSVLLELGGVDNTFEELNRSAEIFAEVLSEMILQAEPVSTP; encoded by the coding sequence ATGAGGAAAGCATTATCACACGAATCAGTCTACCTGTTCTTAAAAACCTTTTTACTGCTGCTCTCTGTAATGCTGACAGCTGTCTATCTGCCCGTTATCAAATCGGGAGTACCTGACATTAAGTGGTCTGTTCCTGATCAGCTGCCTGATCGGTGGATGACTTTTTTACTTCAGATGGAGTTTTTCCATTTTTCAAATGAAGATATTGCTGAACAATTCGGGTCGTATCTGAGAGGAACCGTATCTGACCCGATACACTGGCTGACGATGGAGGGACTGTCATTTACCACTGCCTCTGCGCTGTCTTCTGAAGATTCATTTCCCGAACCATCTGAGTCAATACCGCCTGAAGAATGGTTTTTGACCGGTATAGAAGATGACGCCGTTGAACCTGAAGAGATCGCTGAGACATCTGTTGCGGAGACTGCAGGTCTACCTGAGCGTGTTCTGATCTATTTCACCCATTCGCGGGAATCATTTTTACCTTATCTTCCTGAAACGAAGGATCCAAATAAAGCCCATCACTCAAAGGTGAATATTATGCAAACCGGACCGGTGATTGAGCAGGCGCTGGAAAAAAGAGGGGTCGGTGCGGTCGTAAATAAAACGGACATTGTTCAGTCGTTGAGAGATAAAGGGCTTGACTACTGGAATTCTTATGATGAATCAAGACACGTGGTAGAGGCTGCGATGGGTGATAACGGTCAGCTGACTTACCTCGTTGATGTCCACCGGGATGCACTGAGACGAGAGGCGACCGTGCTCGAGCATGAGGGAACGATCTATGCGAAGACCGCTTTTGTAGTAGGCGGTGAACATGCTGGAAGTAAAGAGAATCAGGCGTTTTCAGAAGAAATTCACAGGCGTATGAATGAGCGGGTTCCCGGTATTTCACGGGGAGTCTATGTGAAAAAGGGTGAAGGCACAAACGGTAAGTTCAATCAGGATCTGTCTTCAAGGTCTGTTTTACTTGAA
- the gpr gene encoding GPR endopeptidase gives MSGRTDLALEALEAAEQLQEMETVELIEEEIDSFVLKKVHITQETGMKIGKKEGEYWTFEVPQLRTQNEIWVKKATGGLEKVIRLFFDEMKIPGDAPVLIAGLGNWQITPDSLGPQVCHRIYVTNHLFDYEPEAVEDGYRRVTAIAPGVMGLTGMETGSILSGVVKEFSPGAVVVVDALAAKSALRIHSTVQISSAGIQPGAGVGNKRKEISIETLGVPVISIGIPTVVDAASITLDTLDYTEKTLSSKRMKSMRPSNALTGSIPKDELQTLEVPDKEKEVFLGVLGTLDEDEKRQLFSDILSPLGQNLIVTPKETDLFIEQAANMVASALNSALHSALTGGAGESFTH, from the coding sequence ATGTCCGGACGAACGGATCTTGCACTGGAAGCGCTTGAGGCAGCTGAACAACTTCAGGAGATGGAGACGGTGGAATTAATAGAAGAAGAAATCGATTCATTTGTGTTGAAAAAAGTTCATATTACTCAGGAGACCGGGATGAAAATCGGGAAAAAGGAGGGGGAATACTGGACGTTTGAGGTACCCCAATTAAGGACGCAAAATGAAATCTGGGTGAAAAAAGCAACGGGCGGATTGGAGAAAGTGATCAGACTTTTCTTTGATGAAATGAAGATTCCTGGGGATGCGCCGGTTTTGATTGCAGGTCTTGGTAACTGGCAGATTACACCGGATTCACTCGGGCCACAGGTTTGCCACAGAATCTATGTCACCAATCATTTATTTGACTATGAACCGGAAGCTGTAGAGGACGGTTACAGAAGGGTGACGGCGATTGCGCCAGGGGTGATGGGGTTAACAGGTATGGAAACGGGGTCCATATTGAGTGGTGTCGTCAAGGAGTTTTCTCCGGGAGCTGTTGTCGTTGTAGACGCTCTCGCCGCTAAATCTGCGCTGCGAATACATTCAACCGTTCAAATTTCATCTGCAGGTATACAGCCGGGTGCAGGCGTTGGCAATAAAAGAAAAGAAATCAGCATTGAAACGCTAGGTGTTCCGGTTATTTCGATCGGAATTCCAACGGTTGTGGATGCAGCATCCATTACCCTTGATACGTTGGACTATACGGAGAAAACGCTAAGCAGCAAACGAATGAAGAGTATGAGACCGTCAAATGCGCTGACCGGGTCCATTCCGAAAGATGAGCTTCAAACACTTGAGGTTCCTGATAAAGAAAAAGAAGTATTTTTAGGTGTGCTGGGGACGCTCGATGAGGATGAAAAAAGGCAGCTGTTTTCAGATATACTCTCTCCTCTCGGACAGAATCTGATTGTCACGCCAAAGGAAACGGATCTCTTCATTGAACAGGCCGCCAATATGGTTGCGTCTGCCCTGAATTCTGCGCTCCATTCTGCGCTTACAGGAGGAGCGGGCGAGAGCTTCACCCACTGA